In Archocentrus centrarchus isolate MPI-CPG fArcCen1 chromosome 24, fArcCen1, whole genome shotgun sequence, one DNA window encodes the following:
- the ylpm1 gene encoding YLP motif-containing protein 1 isoform X5 — MMYPSWGNYGAPQSQNYGGSGPRKPPTGSHTGQAAGFGGFEASSSGSLFSSLQEQHLQQMQQLQMLHQKQLQSVLQHGAAAAAAAPPPPPPPAPAYSAGLSGGYMGSSWHSEGSAHVDSVAGAQSYFKQEETPAPTTRAPPAPKQGHQQPPPPPPQPHPTETQPIPPPPEPQPSKPPENSGAPKPKEASTAEDEKSLFLQEQQQLWYKQHLQNLKLKQEKAKQNQKEGDGSVPPLPPTGKTVPPPPPSEPPKSTPPPPPPNEEPPAPPPLPEEVKLNEAIAREEAVQNLLTCSENVGKPPTFTDTPEVPKDPEEAARLQQLQAAAAQWQQVQQQRAGLQYQALMQQHEKLQQILEQYQHLIQQPPNLQSMSAEMQLRHYEMQQQQFTPLFQDWNHSFTLWHEQFQNYPHKDQLQDYEHQWKQWKEQMNATNAHLQERVATLTAMVPFASSQYNSGMLGQYGQYPAQDISLQQPVNPGMQQSPVAVGPRLQGPQPASFVTHSESPAGPSVRGSGPSGIAVRPPVSQVVQPPSFNNVRGPRGNNPRFDQPQQQFDGPPRFDQPQQRFDGPPRFDQPQQRFDGPPRFDQPQQRFDGPPRFDQPQQRFDGPPRFDHPQHRFDGPPRFDQPRHRFDGPPRFDQQRQRFDGPPRFDQPRFGQQPRFDSIRHTGPSPRLECPPMPLEKQQQGTQPKVEPAASQPPTVESKTPGKSADKSQSENEKGESKSDNKSTSEDMTDDNLLGTEGFFVQNDPIPQTLQTDSKPDDSNGNDTSNNCEKPDSVNSKPSVTASSVVTSSTTTQNSHKPDGTLVNSKPPQIPKSSGIQPEPQGSVQKQPRLDLPNPPPGRGRGQPPVPSQVQGRGRGQRGSGEFTGPNAVPIAEELGDMPYDYMPPEENLGMQEEQEDYYWQDPSHELFGGEESEIPPEEMWMPEEHHFTEEEYYQEPIGGPHRGRGGPPMMRGRPPMGRGGPPMGRGGPPMGRGGPPMGRGGPPMGRGGPPMGRGGPPMGRGGPPMGRGGPPMGRGGPPMGRGGPPMGRGGPPMGRGLPMGRGGPPIGREEPMDRHWEEPESTEYLEEEDPYWIERRPPMRGMRPPFPPGRGRPPRGHPGFMPQGQGRPPYPPHGPMDHEPLGHGMESDDANMDPSRHPMYHGHEPPSHPMHPDVVRGRRRVPPPHEMMDHLEEPLYDEETEGELGWQPPHGRGPPPPPHEILDREGLRRRPMGRGIARGMWRPRPTHEDYEEGYKEGYAVDYDHGEDGYRWRPPPDYRPDDYRRDARYHESEWDMEHALPERDYPPRMPPPEPFRETHWQEERERGHPYQYDELDRGRGELRIREYRDEPPYRKDEPPYPPPSDWDRPSRLPPPLERGYPTDYEDRRPRYEEQREELPLDIPPPAAAPVTNLPESSVEASGANVLALSQRQHEIILKAAQELKLIRELQEGKTPSSESQPAQTDVMPDLPAGLLGLEIPPEVRNVLKGMTATTQTAAEPVSLDTKPAATHYKPSLPTVPATPVIPKTVDYGHGHEPGTTVERISYGERIVLRPDPVPSDRGYEKEPLGPRDPYSRDPYYERRSDPYMDRREYSREREYREKPDYERERFDRERYPMRERDDSTQTMNDERSPLASSLRSGYRERDRDARDRERSGSRDPDEHYGRPGYDRPPYERAVLDRTGPERYSHSPSPYMDRRSYPEDRGPPTAPPIPPPPPPQPPPRVEKKPEIKNIDDILKLPGRLSRPERIVIIMRGLPGSGKSHVAKLIRDKEVECGGAPPRVLVLDDYFMTEVEKVEKDPDTGKRVKTKVMEYEYEPEMEDTYRSSMLKTFKKTLDDGFFPFIILDTINDRVKHFDQFWSAAKTKGFEVYLAEITADTQTCAKRNVHGRILKDIMKMSNNWEPSPRHMVRLDVRSLLQDAAIEEVEMEDFNPDDEPKEPKREEEEESDLILVTFQGQGSDTFYSL; from the exons ATGATGTATCCCTCTTGGGGAAATTACGGCGCACCTCAGTCCCAAAACTATGGAGGGTCTGGGCCCCGTAAACCGCCGACTGGCAGCCACACCGGCCAGGCTGCCGGGTTCGGCGGTTTCGAGGCCTCGTCCAGCGGCTCGCTGTTTTCCAGTTTGCAGGAGCAGCACCTGCAGCagatgcagcagctgcagatgcTACACCAGAAACAGCTACAGTCTGTGTTACAAcacggtgctgctgctgctgctgctgctcctcctcctcctcctccacctgctcctgcATACAGCGCTGGACTCTCTGGTGGGTATATGGGGTCGTCGTGGCATTCAGAAGGATCTGCACATGTAGACAGCGTTGCTGGCGCTCAGTCTTACTTTAAACAAGAAGAGACTCCGGCACCGACGACGAGAGCACCCCCTGCTCCCAAACAGGGTCACCAGCAGCCTCCTCCGCCTCCACCGCAACCGCATCCCACGGAGACCCAGCCTATTCCTCCGCCTCCAGAGCCGCAGCCGTCAAAGCCACCGGAAAACAGCGGCGCTCCCAAACCCAAAGAGGCATCCACGGCAGAAGACGAGAAATCCTTATTTTTGCAG gagcagcagcagctctggtaCAAACAGCATCTTCAGAATCTGAAACTTAAGCAAGAGAAAGCCAAACAGAATCAGAAAGAGGGAGATGGTTCCGTGCCGCCGCTGCCACCCACAGGCAAAACAgtgcctccacctcctccatcagaaccaccaaaaagcacaccaccaccaccacctcctaaCGAGGAGCCTCCAGCACCACCTCCTCTACCTGAGGAAGTAAAG TTGAATGAAGCTATTGCCAGAGAGGAGGCTGTTCAAAATCTGTTGACCTGT AGTGAAAATGTAGGAAAACCACCTACATTTACAGACACA CCTGAAGTACCAAAAGACCCAGAGGAAGCTGCTCGTCTCCAGCAGTTACAGGCTGCGGCAGCACAGTGGCAACAGGTGCAACAGCAGAGAGCTGGCTTACAATACCAGGCTCTCATGCAACAACACGAGAAACTTCAGCAGATACTGGAGCAATACCAACATCTGATTCAACAGCCTCCAAACCTACAG TCAATGTCTGCGGAAATGCAGCTAAGGCACTATGAAATGCAACAGCAACAGTTCACACCTTTATTCCAAGACTGGAATCACTCCTTCACCCTGTGGCATGAGCAATTCCAGAACTATCCTCATAAAGACCAACTGCAGGACTATGAGCATCAGTGGAAGCAGTGGAAAGAGCAGATGAATGCAACCAATGCCCATCTTCAAGAAAGAGTTGCCACTCTCACTGCCATGGTACCGTTTGCTTCAAGCCAGTATAATAGTGGAATGTTGGGACAATATGGCCAGTACCCTGCACAAGATATATCTTTGCAACAGCCAGTAAACCCAGGTATGCAGCAGTCCCCTGTAGCTGTTGGTCCAAGACTTCAAGGTCCACAGCCTGCTAGCTTTGTAACACATTCAGAATCACCTGCTGGACCTTCAGTTCGAGGAAGTGGCCCGAGTGGCATAGCAGTCCGACCCCCAGTTTCCCAAGTTGTCCAGCCACCAAGTTTCAACAATGTCAGAGGTCCACG AGGAAACAATCCCAGATTTGACCAGCCACAGCAGCAATTTGATGGACCTCcaaggtttgaccagccacagCAGCGATTTGATGGACCCCcaaggtttgaccagccacagCAGCGATTTGATGGACCCCcaaggtttgaccagccacagCAGCGATTTGATGGACCCCCAAGGTTCGATCAGCCACAGCAGCGATTTGATGGACCCCCAAGGTTCGACCACCCACAGCACCGTTTTGATGGTCCCCCTCGATTTGACCAACCGAGGCACCGCTTTGATGGTCCACCTAGATTTGATCAACAACGGCAGCGCTTTGATGGACCTCCCAGGTTTGATCAGCCTCGATTTGGGCAGCAGCCTAGGTTTGACTCCATAAGGCACACTGGCCCTTCACCTCGTCTTGAATGTCCACCAATGCCGctagaaaaacaacagcaaggTACCCAACCTAAGGTGGAACCAGCCGCTTCACAACCTCCCACTGTAGAATCCAAGACTCCAGGAAAATCAGCTGACAAATCAcagtctgaaaatgaaaaaggtgAATCAAAATCAGATAATAAGAGTACTTCTGAAGATATGACAGATGACAACTTGCTTGGAactgagggtttttttgtcCAAAATGACCCAATTCCTCAGACATTACAAACAGACTCAAAACCTGATGATTCCAATGGCAATGATACTTCAAACAATTGTGAAAAACCTGATTCTGTTAACAGTAAGCCATCTGTAACTGCTAGTTCTGTTGTTACATCAAGCACTACAACACAAAATTCTCACAAACCAGATGGAACATTGGTAAACAGCAAACCACCACAGATTCCAAAGTCTTCAGGAATCCAACCAGAGCCACAAGGTTCTGTTCAAAAACAGCCAAGACTAGACCTTCCAAATCCCCCACCTGGTCGGGGCCGAGGCCAGCCCCCAGTGCCTAGCCAGGTGCAAGGACGAGGACGTGGGCAGAGGGGCAGCGGAGAGTTCACGGGACCAAATGCTGTACCAATTGCGGAAGAGTTGGGAGACATGCCTTATGATTACATGCCCCCTGAAGAGAATTTGGGGATGCAAGAAGAGCAAGAAGACTATTATTGGCAAGATCCTTCACATGAACTGTTTGGTGGTGAGGAATCAGAAATACCCCCGGAAGAAATGTGGATGCCAGAAGAACATCACTTTACAGAGGAAGAGTATTATCAAGAGCCAATAGGAGGACCCCACAGGGGGAGAGGCGGGCCACCAATGATGAGAGGAAGGCCTCCGATGGGAAGAGGTGGTCCTCCGATGGGAAGAGGTGGTCCTCCGATGGGAAGAGGCGGTCCTCCCATGGGAAGAGGCGGTCCTCCCATGGGAAGAGGCGGTCCCCCTATGGGTCGGGGAGGTCCACCAATGGGTCGGGGAGGTCCACCAATGGGTCGGGGAGGTCCACCAATGGGTAGGGGAGGACCACCAATGGGCAGAGGAGGTCCCCCTATGGGCAGAGGAGGCCCACCTATGGGAAGAGGGCTACCCATGGGAAGAGGAGGACCACCTATTGGAAGAGAAGAGCCAATGGACAGACACTGGGAAGAACCTGAGTCAACTGAGTACTTGGAGGAAGAAGACCCTTACTGGATAGAAAGGAGACCCCCAATGAGAGGCATGAGACCTCCGTTTCCACCTGGCCGGGGTCGTCCCCCTCGTGGTCACCCTGGTTTTATGCCTCAAGGACAAGGCCGCCCCCCTTACCCACCACATGGGCCAATGGACCATGAGCCATTGGGCCATGGAATGGAATCTGATGATGCCAATATGGATCCATCAAGGCACCCCATGTACCATGGACATGAACCTCCGAGCCATCCAATGCATCCTGATGTGGTACGAGGCAGGCGTCGTGTGCCACCACCTCACGAAATGATGGATCATTTAGAGGAGCCATTGTACGATGAGGAAACGGAGGGAGAATTAGGTTGGCAACCACCACATGGCAGAggtccaccaccacctccacatGAGATACTAGATCGGGAAGGACTGAGGAGGAGGCCTATGGGTCGAGGAATAGCAAGGGGCATGTGGCGGCCACGTCCAACACATGAGGATTATGAAGAGGGATATAAAGAGGGTTATGCTGTAGATTATGATCATGGGGAAGATGGGTATCGTTGGCGGCCACCACCAGACTATCGTCCTGATGACTATCGTCGTGATGCAAGGTACCATGAGTCTGAGTGGGACATGGAGCATGCTCTCCCAGAAAGGGACTATCCCCCCCGCATGCCACCACCAGAGCCATTCAGAGAAACCCACTGGcaagaggaaagagaaagaggtcACCCATATCAATATGATGAACTTGACCGGGGAAGAGGAGAACTCAGAATTCGTGAATACAGGGATGAGCCACCTTACCGGAAGGATGAGCCACCTTATCCACCCCCTTCGGACTGGGATAGGCCTTCCAGACTTCCTCCACCACTAGAAAGAGGGTATCCAACAGACTATGAAGATCGTAGACCTCGCTATGAGGAACAAAGAGAAGAGCTTCCTTTGGATAtacctccacctgctgctgcaCCTGTCACAAACCTGCCTGAGAGTTCAGTTGAAGCAAGTGGAGCAAATGTACTTGCCCTCTCCCAACGCCAACATGAGATCATCTTGAAAGCTGCTCAAGAGCTTAAACTAATAAG GGAATTGCAGGAGGGAAAGACCCCTAGTAGTGAATCCCAGCCTGCACAAACTGATGTTATGCCAGATCTGCCTGCTGGTCTTCTTGGTTTAGAGATCCCACCAGAAGTCAGGAATGTTCTGAAG GGTATGACTGCAACAACTCAGACTGCAGCCGAACCTGTCTCTCTTGATACGAAACCTGCTGCCACACATTATAAGCCATCTCTCCCTACTGTACCGGCAACACCGGTGATTCCAAAGACGGTTGATTATGGTCATGGACATG AGCCTGGAACCACTGTTGAGCGAATATCTTACGGTGAGAGAATTGTGTTGAGGCCTGACCCAGTGCCATCGGACCGTGGCTATGAGAAGG AACCACTTGGTCCGAGAGATCCTTACAGCAGAGACCCATATTATGAAAGACGATCAGACCCCTACATGGACCGTCGGGAGTACAGCAGAGAGAGGGAATACAGAGAGAAGCCAGATTACGAACGAGAAAGATTTGACAGGGAGCGCTATcccatgagagagagagatgacag CACTCAGACCATGAATGATGAAAG ATCTCCACTGGCATCATCTCTACGTTCTGGATACAGGGAGAGGGACCGGGATGCTCGAGATAGGGAGCGAAGTGGCAGTCGTGATCCAGATGAACATTATGGAAGGCCAGGTTATGATAGACCTCCATATGAGCGTGCTGTACTTGATCGCACTGGACCCGAACGTTACAGCCATAGCCCCTCACCTTACA TGGACAGAAGAAGTTATCCAGAAGACAGAGGGCCCCCCACTGCACCTCCaatcccacctccacctcctccacagCCACCCCCACGAGTCGAGAAGAAGCCAGAAATCAAGAATATTGACGACATCCTTAAACTACCAGGCAGATTATCTCGTCCTGAAAGG ATTGTCATAATCATGAGAGGGCTTCCAGGAAGTGGAAAAAGCCATGTTGCAAAGCTCATACGG GACAAGGAGGTGGAATGTGGTGGTGCACCTCCCAGAGTTCTTGTTTTAGATGACTATTTCATGACAGAGGTTGAGAAAGTTGAGAAGGATCCAGACACTGGGAAGAGGGTCAAAACCAAG GTTATGGAGTACGAGTATGAGCCAGAGATGG
- the ylpm1 gene encoding YLP motif-containing protein 1 isoform X6: MMYPSWGNYGAPQSQNYGGSGPRKPPTGSHTGQAAGFGGFEASSSGSLFSSLQEQHLQQMQQLQMLHQKQLQSVLQHGAAAAAAAPPPPPPPAPAYSAGLSGGYMGSSWHSEGSAHVDSVAGAQSYFKQEETPAPTTRAPPAPKQGHQQPPPPPPQPHPTETQPIPPPPEPQPSKPPENSGAPKPKEASTAEDEKSLFLQEQQQLWYKQHLQNLKLKQEKAKQNQKEGDGSVPPLPPTGKTVPPPPPSEPPKSTPPPPPPNEEPPAPPPLPEEVKLNEAIAREEAVQNLLTCSENVGKPPTFTDTPEVPKDPEEAARLQQLQAAAAQWQQVQQQRAGLQYQALMQQHEKLQQILEQYQHLIQQPPNLQSMSAEMQLRHYEMQQQQFTPLFQDWNHSFTLWHEQFQNYPHKDQLQDYEHQWKQWKEQMNATNAHLQERVATLTAMVPFASSQYNSGMLGQYGQYPAQDISLQQPVNPGMQQSPVAVGPRLQGPQPASFVTHSESPAGPSVRGSGPSGIAVRPPVSQVVQPPSFNNVRGPRGNNPRFDQPQQQFDGPPRFDQPQQRFDGPPRFDQPQQRFDGPPRFDQPQQRFDGPPRFDQPQQRFDGPPRFDHPQHRFDGPPRFDQPRHRFDGPPRFDQQRQRFDGPPRFDQPRFGQQPRFDSIRHTGPSPRLECPPMPLEKQQQGTQPKVEPAASQPPTVESKTPGKSADKSQSENEKGESKSDNKSTSEDMTDDNLLGTEGFFVQNDPIPQTLQTDSKPDDSNGNDTSNNCEKPDSVNSKPSVTASSVVTSSTTTQNSHKPDGTLVNSKPPQIPKSSGIQPEPQGSVQKQPRLDLPNPPPGRGRGQPPVPSQVQGRGRGQRGSGEFTGPNAVPIAEELGDMPYDYMPPEENLGMQEEQEDYYWQDPSHELFGGEESEIPPEEMWMPEEHHFTEEEYYQEPIGGPHRGRGGPPMMRGRPPMGRGGPPMGRGGPPMGRGGPPMGRGGPPMGRGGPPMGRGGPPMGRGGPPMGRGGPPMGRGGPPMGRGGPPMGRGGPPMGRGLPMGRGGPPIGREEPMDRHWEEPESTEYLEEEDPYWIERRPPMRGMRPPFPPGRGRPPRGHPGFMPQGQGRPPYPPHGPMDHEPLGHGMESDDANMDPSRHPMYHGHEPPSHPMHPDVVRGRRRVPPPHEMMDHLEEPLYDEETEGELGWQPPHGRGPPPPPHEILDREGLRRRPMGRGIARGMWRPRPTHEDYEEGYKEGYAVDYDHGEDGYRWRPPPDYRPDDYRRDARYHESEWDMEHALPERDYPPRMPPPEPFRETHWQEERERGHPYQYDELDRGRGELRIREYRDEPPYRKDEPPYPPPSDWDRPSRLPPPLERGYPTDYEDRRPRYEEQREELPLDIPPPAAAPVTNLPESSVEASGANVLALSQRQHEIILKAAQELKLIRELQEGKTPSSESQPAQTDVMPDLPAGLLGLEIPPEVRNVLKGMTATTQTAAEPVSLDTKPAATHYKPSLPTVPATPVIPKTVDYGHGHEPGTTVERISYGERIVLRPDPVPSDRGYEKEPLGPRDPYSRDPYYERRSDPYMDRREYSREREYREKPDYERERFDRERYPMRERDDSTQTMNDERSPLASSLRSGYRERDRDARDRERSGSRDPDEHYGRPGYDRPPYERAVLDRTGPERYSHSPSPYMDRRSYPEDRGPPTAPPIPPPPPPQPPPRVEKKPEIKNIDDILKLPGRLSRPERIVIIMRGLPGSGKSHVAKLIRDKEVECGGAPPRVLVLDDYFMTEVEKVEKDPDTGKRVKTKVMEYEYEPEMEDTYRSSMLKTFKKTLDDGFFPFIILDTINDRVKHFDQFWSAAKTKGFEVYLAEITADTQTCAKRNVHGRILKDIMKMSNNWEPSPRHMVRLDVRSLLQDAAIEEVEMEDFNPDDEPKEPKREEEEESDLSDPSRPPLLQ, encoded by the exons ATGATGTATCCCTCTTGGGGAAATTACGGCGCACCTCAGTCCCAAAACTATGGAGGGTCTGGGCCCCGTAAACCGCCGACTGGCAGCCACACCGGCCAGGCTGCCGGGTTCGGCGGTTTCGAGGCCTCGTCCAGCGGCTCGCTGTTTTCCAGTTTGCAGGAGCAGCACCTGCAGCagatgcagcagctgcagatgcTACACCAGAAACAGCTACAGTCTGTGTTACAAcacggtgctgctgctgctgctgctgctcctcctcctcctcctccacctgctcctgcATACAGCGCTGGACTCTCTGGTGGGTATATGGGGTCGTCGTGGCATTCAGAAGGATCTGCACATGTAGACAGCGTTGCTGGCGCTCAGTCTTACTTTAAACAAGAAGAGACTCCGGCACCGACGACGAGAGCACCCCCTGCTCCCAAACAGGGTCACCAGCAGCCTCCTCCGCCTCCACCGCAACCGCATCCCACGGAGACCCAGCCTATTCCTCCGCCTCCAGAGCCGCAGCCGTCAAAGCCACCGGAAAACAGCGGCGCTCCCAAACCCAAAGAGGCATCCACGGCAGAAGACGAGAAATCCTTATTTTTGCAG gagcagcagcagctctggtaCAAACAGCATCTTCAGAATCTGAAACTTAAGCAAGAGAAAGCCAAACAGAATCAGAAAGAGGGAGATGGTTCCGTGCCGCCGCTGCCACCCACAGGCAAAACAgtgcctccacctcctccatcagaaccaccaaaaagcacaccaccaccaccacctcctaaCGAGGAGCCTCCAGCACCACCTCCTCTACCTGAGGAAGTAAAG TTGAATGAAGCTATTGCCAGAGAGGAGGCTGTTCAAAATCTGTTGACCTGT AGTGAAAATGTAGGAAAACCACCTACATTTACAGACACA CCTGAAGTACCAAAAGACCCAGAGGAAGCTGCTCGTCTCCAGCAGTTACAGGCTGCGGCAGCACAGTGGCAACAGGTGCAACAGCAGAGAGCTGGCTTACAATACCAGGCTCTCATGCAACAACACGAGAAACTTCAGCAGATACTGGAGCAATACCAACATCTGATTCAACAGCCTCCAAACCTACAG TCAATGTCTGCGGAAATGCAGCTAAGGCACTATGAAATGCAACAGCAACAGTTCACACCTTTATTCCAAGACTGGAATCACTCCTTCACCCTGTGGCATGAGCAATTCCAGAACTATCCTCATAAAGACCAACTGCAGGACTATGAGCATCAGTGGAAGCAGTGGAAAGAGCAGATGAATGCAACCAATGCCCATCTTCAAGAAAGAGTTGCCACTCTCACTGCCATGGTACCGTTTGCTTCAAGCCAGTATAATAGTGGAATGTTGGGACAATATGGCCAGTACCCTGCACAAGATATATCTTTGCAACAGCCAGTAAACCCAGGTATGCAGCAGTCCCCTGTAGCTGTTGGTCCAAGACTTCAAGGTCCACAGCCTGCTAGCTTTGTAACACATTCAGAATCACCTGCTGGACCTTCAGTTCGAGGAAGTGGCCCGAGTGGCATAGCAGTCCGACCCCCAGTTTCCCAAGTTGTCCAGCCACCAAGTTTCAACAATGTCAGAGGTCCACG AGGAAACAATCCCAGATTTGACCAGCCACAGCAGCAATTTGATGGACCTCcaaggtttgaccagccacagCAGCGATTTGATGGACCCCcaaggtttgaccagccacagCAGCGATTTGATGGACCCCcaaggtttgaccagccacagCAGCGATTTGATGGACCCCCAAGGTTCGATCAGCCACAGCAGCGATTTGATGGACCCCCAAGGTTCGACCACCCACAGCACCGTTTTGATGGTCCCCCTCGATTTGACCAACCGAGGCACCGCTTTGATGGTCCACCTAGATTTGATCAACAACGGCAGCGCTTTGATGGACCTCCCAGGTTTGATCAGCCTCGATTTGGGCAGCAGCCTAGGTTTGACTCCATAAGGCACACTGGCCCTTCACCTCGTCTTGAATGTCCACCAATGCCGctagaaaaacaacagcaaggTACCCAACCTAAGGTGGAACCAGCCGCTTCACAACCTCCCACTGTAGAATCCAAGACTCCAGGAAAATCAGCTGACAAATCAcagtctgaaaatgaaaaaggtgAATCAAAATCAGATAATAAGAGTACTTCTGAAGATATGACAGATGACAACTTGCTTGGAactgagggtttttttgtcCAAAATGACCCAATTCCTCAGACATTACAAACAGACTCAAAACCTGATGATTCCAATGGCAATGATACTTCAAACAATTGTGAAAAACCTGATTCTGTTAACAGTAAGCCATCTGTAACTGCTAGTTCTGTTGTTACATCAAGCACTACAACACAAAATTCTCACAAACCAGATGGAACATTGGTAAACAGCAAACCACCACAGATTCCAAAGTCTTCAGGAATCCAACCAGAGCCACAAGGTTCTGTTCAAAAACAGCCAAGACTAGACCTTCCAAATCCCCCACCTGGTCGGGGCCGAGGCCAGCCCCCAGTGCCTAGCCAGGTGCAAGGACGAGGACGTGGGCAGAGGGGCAGCGGAGAGTTCACGGGACCAAATGCTGTACCAATTGCGGAAGAGTTGGGAGACATGCCTTATGATTACATGCCCCCTGAAGAGAATTTGGGGATGCAAGAAGAGCAAGAAGACTATTATTGGCAAGATCCTTCACATGAACTGTTTGGTGGTGAGGAATCAGAAATACCCCCGGAAGAAATGTGGATGCCAGAAGAACATCACTTTACAGAGGAAGAGTATTATCAAGAGCCAATAGGAGGACCCCACAGGGGGAGAGGCGGGCCACCAATGATGAGAGGAAGGCCTCCGATGGGAAGAGGTGGTCCTCCGATGGGAAGAGGTGGTCCTCCGATGGGAAGAGGCGGTCCTCCCATGGGAAGAGGCGGTCCTCCCATGGGAAGAGGCGGTCCCCCTATGGGTCGGGGAGGTCCACCAATGGGTCGGGGAGGTCCACCAATGGGTCGGGGAGGTCCACCAATGGGTAGGGGAGGACCACCAATGGGCAGAGGAGGTCCCCCTATGGGCAGAGGAGGCCCACCTATGGGAAGAGGGCTACCCATGGGAAGAGGAGGACCACCTATTGGAAGAGAAGAGCCAATGGACAGACACTGGGAAGAACCTGAGTCAACTGAGTACTTGGAGGAAGAAGACCCTTACTGGATAGAAAGGAGACCCCCAATGAGAGGCATGAGACCTCCGTTTCCACCTGGCCGGGGTCGTCCCCCTCGTGGTCACCCTGGTTTTATGCCTCAAGGACAAGGCCGCCCCCCTTACCCACCACATGGGCCAATGGACCATGAGCCATTGGGCCATGGAATGGAATCTGATGATGCCAATATGGATCCATCAAGGCACCCCATGTACCATGGACATGAACCTCCGAGCCATCCAATGCATCCTGATGTGGTACGAGGCAGGCGTCGTGTGCCACCACCTCACGAAATGATGGATCATTTAGAGGAGCCATTGTACGATGAGGAAACGGAGGGAGAATTAGGTTGGCAACCACCACATGGCAGAggtccaccaccacctccacatGAGATACTAGATCGGGAAGGACTGAGGAGGAGGCCTATGGGTCGAGGAATAGCAAGGGGCATGTGGCGGCCACGTCCAACACATGAGGATTATGAAGAGGGATATAAAGAGGGTTATGCTGTAGATTATGATCATGGGGAAGATGGGTATCGTTGGCGGCCACCACCAGACTATCGTCCTGATGACTATCGTCGTGATGCAAGGTACCATGAGTCTGAGTGGGACATGGAGCATGCTCTCCCAGAAAGGGACTATCCCCCCCGCATGCCACCACCAGAGCCATTCAGAGAAACCCACTGGcaagaggaaagagaaagaggtcACCCATATCAATATGATGAACTTGACCGGGGAAGAGGAGAACTCAGAATTCGTGAATACAGGGATGAGCCACCTTACCGGAAGGATGAGCCACCTTATCCACCCCCTTCGGACTGGGATAGGCCTTCCAGACTTCCTCCACCACTAGAAAGAGGGTATCCAACAGACTATGAAGATCGTAGACCTCGCTATGAGGAACAAAGAGAAGAGCTTCCTTTGGATAtacctccacctgctgctgcaCCTGTCACAAACCTGCCTGAGAGTTCAGTTGAAGCAAGTGGAGCAAATGTACTTGCCCTCTCCCAACGCCAACATGAGATCATCTTGAAAGCTGCTCAAGAGCTTAAACTAATAAG GGAATTGCAGGAGGGAAAGACCCCTAGTAGTGAATCCCAGCCTGCACAAACTGATGTTATGCCAGATCTGCCTGCTGGTCTTCTTGGTTTAGAGATCCCACCAGAAGTCAGGAATGTTCTGAAG GGTATGACTGCAACAACTCAGACTGCAGCCGAACCTGTCTCTCTTGATACGAAACCTGCTGCCACACATTATAAGCCATCTCTCCCTACTGTACCGGCAACACCGGTGATTCCAAAGACGGTTGATTATGGTCATGGACATG AGCCTGGAACCACTGTTGAGCGAATATCTTACGGTGAGAGAATTGTGTTGAGGCCTGACCCAGTGCCATCGGACCGTGGCTATGAGAAGG AACCACTTGGTCCGAGAGATCCTTACAGCAGAGACCCATATTATGAAAGACGATCAGACCCCTACATGGACCGTCGGGAGTACAGCAGAGAGAGGGAATACAGAGAGAAGCCAGATTACGAACGAGAAAGATTTGACAGGGAGCGCTATcccatgagagagagagatgacag CACTCAGACCATGAATGATGAAAG ATCTCCACTGGCATCATCTCTACGTTCTGGATACAGGGAGAGGGACCGGGATGCTCGAGATAGGGAGCGAAGTGGCAGTCGTGATCCAGATGAACATTATGGAAGGCCAGGTTATGATAGACCTCCATATGAGCGTGCTGTACTTGATCGCACTGGACCCGAACGTTACAGCCATAGCCCCTCACCTTACA TGGACAGAAGAAGTTATCCAGAAGACAGAGGGCCCCCCACTGCACCTCCaatcccacctccacctcctccacagCCACCCCCACGAGTCGAGAAGAAGCCAGAAATCAAGAATATTGACGACATCCTTAAACTACCAGGCAGATTATCTCGTCCTGAAAGG ATTGTCATAATCATGAGAGGGCTTCCAGGAAGTGGAAAAAGCCATGTTGCAAAGCTCATACGG GACAAGGAGGTGGAATGTGGTGGTGCACCTCCCAGAGTTCTTGTTTTAGATGACTATTTCATGACAGAGGTTGAGAAAGTTGAGAAGGATCCAGACACTGGGAAGAGGGTCAAAACCAAG GTTATGGAGTACGAGTATGAGCCAGAGATGG